The following proteins are encoded in a genomic region of Coffea eugenioides isolate CCC68of chromosome 6, Ceug_1.0, whole genome shotgun sequence:
- the LOC113773910 gene encoding uncharacterized protein LOC113773910: MAITINRLESQVQAKLPFQHELNPKNVSAMTLRSDKKVQGPEPVIPKDKNEKKIESKLEKEGSNGKNSVVLPDPIVEVKTHLPPFPSMLERSKKQNKEKEILEVFRKEVFETVGRDELEVVLTKHLELETTPEVEWSEDLKCIIGGLHLLPTTTKRYEHAPIFIPEPHQRVLSSVVQAPVLELKSLPKHLKYAYLDDNETLPVIISAILSEIQEEKLIRVLREHEKAIGWTIIDIKGISPSICMDRIRLEKDAKPIRQAQRRFNPLMMEVAKKEILKLLDVGIIFAISNSLWVSSVQIVPKKAGVTVEANQTGEFIPMRKPTGWRQCNDYRRLNAVTKKDHFFLPFIDQMVEHLACRAYYCFLDGFSGYFQIVIAPED, translated from the exons atggcCATAACGatcaaccgtttggagtcccaGGTTCAAGCAAAGTTGCCATTTCAACATGAGTTGAATCCGAAAAATGTAAGCGCAATGACCTTGAGAAGTGACAAGAAAGTCCAAGGACCCGAACCTGTGATCCCTAAGGACAAGAATGAGAAAAAGATCGAGAGCAAGCTTGAAAAGGAGGGTAGCAATGGCAAAAATTCAGTGGTACTCCCGGACCCGATCGTTGAGGTCAAAACTCATCTGCCTCCTTTCCCTAGCATGTTGGAGAGATCGAAGAAGCAGAACAAGGAGAAGGAGATCTTGGAGGTGTTTCGCAAG GAAGTGTTTGAAACTGTTGGCAGGGATGAGTTAGAGGTTGTTTTAACCAAACACCTGGAGTTGGAGACAACTCCTGAGGTGGAGTGGAGTGAAGATTTAAAATGCATAATAGGGGGGTTACACTTATTGCCAACCACGACGAAAAGGTATGAGCACGCACCCATTTTTATACCAGAACCTCACCAAAGGGTACTGTcatctgtggtgcaggcacctgtATTGGAATTGAAATCCCTGCCGAAGCATTTGAAGTATGCGTATTTGGACGACAACGAAACACTCCCGGTGATTATCTCGGCAATACTCTCAGAAATCCAGGAGGAGAAACTAATCCGAGTCCTCAGGGAGCATGAGAAGGCGATAGGATGGACTATCATCGACATCAAGGGAATCAGTCCCTCTATCTGTATGGATCGAATAAGACTGGAGAAGGATGCCAAACCTATACGCCAAGCTCAAAGGAGGTTCAACCCCCTCATGATGGAAGTGGCAAAAAAAGAGATATTGAAGTTGCTCGATGTGGGGATCATCTTTGCCATATCAAACAGCCTATGGGTGAGCTCGGTCCAAATAGTCCCAAAGAAGGCAGGAGTGACAGTAGAGGCCAACCAAACTGGTGAGTTCATACCAATGCGCAAGCCCACCGGATGGAGGCAGTGTAATGACTACCGCAGATTAAACGCTGTCACGAAAAAGGAtcattttttccttcctttcatTGATCAAATGGTTGAGCATTTAGCCTGTCGTGCTTACTATTgctttttggatggattttcagggTATTTTCAGATAGTAATTGCACCAGAAGATTAA